A stretch of Henckelia pumila isolate YLH828 chromosome 4, ASM3356847v2, whole genome shotgun sequence DNA encodes these proteins:
- the LOC140863350 gene encoding xyloglucan glycosyltransferase 4-like — translation MAPSSVVVTLEKPENISLIELNDAAAESIFKEKQKAASPKQFTWVLFLKANRVLACIPWLAVGLCSVFGSVKRRIASSDPNEEDPRHRGRRLYRFIKVFLAISVAALLVEAFAYFNKWDLSLVNPLEVQNLVHLCFVAWLRFRAEYVAPLVVTISKFCIVLFIIQSLDRIVQCLGCFWIKYKNLKPVIEDEPFDIEDGASFPMVLVQIPMCNEKEVFDQSIAAACQLDWPKDRFLVQVLDDSDDEALQHLIREEVSSWKGKGVNIVYRHRFMRTGYKAGNLKSAMACEYVKNYEFVTIFDADFQPNPDFLKLTVPHFKGKPEVGLVQARWSFVNKDENLLTRLQNINLCFHFEVEQQANGVFLNFFGFNGTAGVWRIKALEDSGGWLERTTVEDMDIAVRAHLHGWKFIFLNDVRVLCELPESYEAYKKQQHRWHSGPMQLFRLCIPAILTSKISAWKKANLIFLFFLLRKLILPFYSFTLFCIILPLTMFIPEAQLPAWVICYVPILMSILNILPAPKSFPFIIPYLLFENTMSVTKFNAMISGLFQLGSAYEWVVTKKTGRASESDLLSLAEKETKSLHEDKLQRKLSESGIEMLEKYNEQKDQKTAAPAPKKKNRIYRKELALAFLLLTAATRSLLSAHGVHFYYLLFQGLSFLVMGLDLIGEQVS, via the exons ATGGCGCCGAGTTCTGTGGTGGTGACACTCGAGAAGCCTGAAAACATCTCCTTAATAGAGCTGAATGACGCAGCTGCTGAATCTATATTCAAGGAGAAGCAGAAGGCCGCGAGCCCCAAGCAGTTCACTTGGGTTCTTTTCTTGAAAGCCAACAGAGTTTTGGCTTGCATTCCGTGGTTAGCAGTGGGTTTGTGTTCGGTTTTCGGGTCGGTCAAGAGGCGCATTGCTTCATCGGATCCGAACGAAGAGGACCCGAGGCACAGGGGAAGAAGACTGTACAGATTTATCAAAGTGTTTCTTGCGATTTCGGTGGCGGCCCTTTTGGTGGAAGCCTTTGCTTATTTCAATAAATGGGATTTGAGTTTGGTGAATCCGTTGGAGGTACAGAATCTGGTGCACTTGTGTTTCGTGGCTTGGCTGAGATTCAGAGCAGAGTATGTTGCCCCATTGGTTGTTACCATTTCCAAGTTTTGCATAGTTTTGTTCATCATCCAGTCCCTGGATCGAATCGTTCAATGTTTAGGGTGTTTCTGGATTAAGTACAAGAATCTGAAACCTGTAATAGAAGACGAGCCTTTCGACATTGAAGACGGGGCAAGTTTCCCTATGGTTCTTGTTCAGATTCCTATGTGCAACGAAAAAGAG GTATTCGATCAGTCCATTGCCGCTGCTTGCCAGCTGGATTGGCCCAAGGATCGGTTTCTTGTTCAAGTGTTGGATGATTCAGATGATGAAGCTTTACAGCATTTGATCAGGGAAGAAGTATCCTCTTGGAAGGGGAAAGGAGTGAACATAGTTTACAGGCACCGATTTATGCGAACAGGTTACAAAGCCGGCAACCTTAAATCCGCCATGGCTTGTGAATATGTTAAGAACTACGAATTTGTTACGATATTTGATGCGGACTTCCAACCCAACCCTGATTTCCTCAAACTCACCGTTCCTCATTTCAAG GGAAAACCTGAGGTAGGCCTTGTCCAGGCTCGCTGGTCATTTGTGAACAAAGATGAAAACTTGCTCACGAGGCTGCAGAACATCAACTTATGCTTCCATTTCGAGGTCGAACAGCAGGCGAACGGcgtttttctcaacttctttggGTTCAATGGGACCGCCGGTGTTTGGAGGATCAAGGCCCTGGAGGATTCAGGCGGATGGCTCGAAAGAACAACTGTGGAAGACATGGACATAGCCGTTCGAGCCCATTTACACGGATGGAAGTTCATATTCCTCAATGATGTTAGAGTGCTTTGCGAGTTGCCGGAATCGTACGAAGCGTACAAGAAGCAGCAGCACCGGTGGCATTCCGGCCCTATGCAGCTCTTCAGATTATGCATTCCCGCAATCTTAACTTCAAAG ATATCAGCATGGAAAAAAGCCAACTTGATATTCCTATTCTTTCTCCTGAGAAAACTGATACTCCCCTTCTATTCATTCACACTATTCTGCATCATACTTCCATTGACAATGTTCATACCAGAAGCCCAGTTACCAGCCTGGGTCATCTGCTACGTCCCCATCCTCATGTCCATCCTCAACATCCTACCGGCCCCGAAATCTTTCCCCTTCATAATCCCATATCTCCTCTTCGAAAACACAATGTCAGTCACGAAATTCAACGCGATGATATCCGGGCTGTTTCAGCTGGGAAGCGCGTACGAATGGGTGGTGACAAAGAAAACAGGGAGGGCATCGGAATCAGACTTGCTCTCCTTGGCCGAAAAGGAGACGAAATCTTTACACGAAGACAAGCTTCAGAGGAAGCTCTCTGAATCCGGGATCGAAATGCTGGAGAAATACAACGAGCAGAAGGATCAAAAGACTGCCGCCCCTGCTCCCAAAAAGAAGAACAGGATTTACCGGAAAGAACTCGCACTCGCGTTCCTTCTGCTCACGGCTGCCACGAGAAGCCTGCTGTCTGCTCACGGGGTTCATTTCTACTACTTGCTGTTCCAAGGGCTGTCGTTTCTTGTAATGGGATTGGATTTGATCGGGGAGCAAGTGAGCTAG
- the LOC140860734 gene encoding uncharacterized protein, which yields MSPWSWSWFTYSINTRGSTLDNSTSSSSPLIFLSFRTIAEEMASKVVLLVLTCFLLISTTVSSEWEEDLLIESGAHAPVLSPVDKASPPPPICPPPPPSLTAPPPPSVVSVPPTPPAMAPAPAPVKPPRTILECIPQCMVRCKNHSRKNICMRTCLTCCNRCKCVPPGQYGNKEKCGKCYTDMTTRGGKLKCP from the exons ATGTCTCCTTGGTCCTGGAGCTGGTTTACCTATTCTATAAATACCAGAGGTTCTACTCTTGACAATTCAACTAGTAGTAGCTCACCATTGATATTTCTTAGCTTTCGAACTATCGCTGAGGAAATGGCTTCAAAAGTTGTGCTGCTTGTGCTGACATGTTTCCTTCTAATCAGCACAACT GTATCATCAGAATGGGAAGAGGATCTTCTTATTGAG AGCGGCGCCCATGCCCCGGTACTGAGTCCAGTTGATAAGGCCTCACCACCACCACCTATATGTCCACCTCCTCCTCCATCACTGACGGCCCCTCCTCCTCCTTCGGTGGTCAGTGTGCCACCAACTCCACCGGCCATGGCACCAGCTCCTGCTCCTGTTAAACCACCAAGAACCATATTAG AATGCATTCCACAATGCATGGTGAGGTGCAAGAATCATTCTCGGAAGAACATATGCATGAGAACTTGCTTGACATGCTGCAACAGATGCAAATGTGTTCCTCCGGGACAATATGGCAACAAAGAAAAATGTGGCAAATGTTACACAGACATGACTACCCGTGGCGGAAAACTCAAGTGTCCCTGA
- the LOC140860081 gene encoding uncharacterized protein — MRGGEGILGVRGLNTGSSEARIVRTRTQFLKRREKWLVILGVILHAVYMLSIFDIYFKTPIVHGMEPVKPRFSAPAKRLVLLIADGLRADKFFEPDSDGNYRAPFLRSVITGRGRWGVSHARPPTESRPGHVAIIAGFYEDPSAVTKGWKANPVEFDSVFNRSRHTFAFGSPDIVPIFCGALKHSTWKSYPHEYEDFATDASFLDEWSFDQFQNLLNRSNQDAHLNHLLQQDNLVIFLHLLGCDSNGHAHRPYSSTYLNNVKVVDHIAERVYNLVQNYFKDNLTSYVFTADHGMSDKGSHGDGHPSNTDTPLVVWGAGVGQPVPISEEHHPNDAARFVDEHVHDMPTPPEWGLGGLERLDVNQADIAPLMSTLLGLPCPVNSVGNLPLGYTNLSEVEEVEAVLANTKQIIHQFLRKSQLKQANSLLFKPFKPLANYILVLNQIEHLISTSDYTSAKKHSENLRSLAMEGLHYFQTYDWLMLMAVISLGYIGWMIYLILHVLKSYTALPESYFGQEQSVYLRKNTWKVYFSGCLLMGSVCILLFMEHSPPLYHAYFAMTIFLWIQISCEYQFIKALWRYVHQKEIGHLVKLMAAFIVSVSVLEILVKSFTNRQLYTWIFVLVGVIASVYLLYSIPWKSGIPIFVWLSCWFLSIFTLMPAEIPDNTKLVVLSGLMIVIIGGVARYLHRYAGDSKYWLSLTHGMKKSKIPLLFLLQTVLVVFSSIMVHLSTSRRTEKQELLALHQLINWSIAGVSMVLPLFSGSGILSRLSSIFIGFAPAFLLLSIGYEAVFYGALALALMAWLLFENAYLHLSKINKSSASFKGMEDNMVLTSDDRSLQLSDMRISLAFMVFFNIAFFGTGNFASIASFEISSVYRFITIFSPFLMAALLIFKLLIPFVLVICTFTAITKLIRVPLLGCYFLVIICSDVMTIHFFFLVQNTGSWMEIGNSISHFGIVSAQVVFVLLLFALTSIYTKDIQPASSMQLSRKEM, encoded by the exons ATGAGAGGAGGCGAAGGTATCCTAGGTGTGAGGGGGCTCAACACCGGATCATCAGAAGCACGGATAGTTAGAACTCGAACCCAGTTCTTGAAAAGGCGAGAAAAATGGCTTGTGATTCTGGGAGTGATACTCCACGCAGTTTACATGCTCAGCATTTTCGATATCTACTTCAAAACTCCAATTGTCCACGGCATGGAACCCGTCAAACCCCGGTTCTCTGCCCCCGCCAAACGACTTGTACTCCTCATTG CGGATGGTTTAAGGGCAGACAAGTTTTTTGAGCCCGACTCGGACGGGAATTACAGGGCGCCGTTTTTGAGGAGCGTGATTACTGGGCGTGGTCGTTGGGGAGTGTCTCACGCGCGTCCTCCCACGGAATCTAGGCCTGGACATGTTGCTATTATTGCTGGCTTTTATGAAGATCCTAGTGCGGTTACTAAAG GGTGGAAAGCGAATCCAGTTGAGTTTGATTCAGTGTTTAATAGGAGCAGGCATACGTTTGCATTTGGCAGCCCAGATATTGTTCCCATATTTTGTGGTGCATTGAAGCATAGCACTTGGAAATCATACCCACATGAGTATGAAGATTTCGCCACTG ATGCATCGTTTTTGGATGAGTGGTCTTTTGATCAATTCCAGAACCTTTTAAATAGGTCTAATCAAGATGCACATTTGAATCATCTTCTTCAACAAGATAATCTTGTTATATTCCTGCACTTACTTGGTTGTGATTCAAATGGTCATGCTCATCGGCCCTATTCATCGACCTATCTCAATAATGTTAAGGTTGTTGACCATATTGCTGAAAGAGTTTATAATCTTGTTCAGAATTACTTCAAAGACAATCTGACATCATATGTTTTTACCGCTGACCATGGAATGAGTGACAAAG GAAGCCATGGTGATGGGCATCCCTCAAACACTGATACTCCTCTTGTTGTATGGGGAGCTGGCGTTGGACAACCTGTACCGATTTCTGAAGAACATCATCCTAATGACGCTGCTCGCTTTGTTGATGAGCATGTGCATGATATGCCTACACCACCTGAGTGGGGTCTTGGTGGCCTTGAGAGACTGGATGTGAATCAAGCTGACATCGCACCATTGATG TCAACCCTTCTAGGTTTGCCATGCCCTGTAAACTCAGTAGGAAATTTGCCTCTTGGATACACTAATTTAAGTGAG GTTGAAGAAGTTGAGGCTGTGCTGGCTAACACAAAGCAGATTATCCATCAGTTTTTGCGGAAATCAC AATTAAAGCAGGCAAACTCACTACTCTTCAAGCCTTTTAAACCCTTGGCCAATTATATTTTGGTACTGAATCAAATCGAGCATCTAATATCTACCAGCGACTACACGTCCGCAAAGAAGcattctgaaaatcttcgaagCTTAGCAATGGAAGGGCTTCATTATTTTCAAACTTATGACTGGTTGATGCTGATGGCAGTAATTTCACTTGGCTATATTGGATGGATGATCTATCTGATTCTCCATGTGTTGAAATCTTACACTGCATTACCCGAAAGTTATTTTGGACAGGAACAATCAGTTTACCTTAGGAAGAACACCTGGAAG GTTTATTTCTCTGGATGTTTGCTGATGGGATCAGTGTGTATTCTACTTTTTATGGAGCATTCTCCTCCTCTCTATCATGCATATTTTGCAATGacaatatttttatggatcCAAATCAGCTGCGAATATCAGTTTATAAAAGCACTATGGAGATACGTGCATCAAAAGGAAATTGGTCACCTTGTAAAACTTATGGCTGCTTTTATCGTGTCGGTGTCCGTCCTTGAAATCCTG GTGAAAAGCTTCACGAACAGGCAGCTCTATACTTGGATTTTCGTGCTTGTTGGGGTTATTGCTTCTGTTTATCTTCTTTACTCAATACCGTGGAAATCTGGAATACCCATTTTTGTCTGGCTTTCTTGTTGGTTTTTGTCCATATTTACTTTGATGCCTGCTGAAATTCCAGATAATACTAAACTAGT TGTTTTAAGTGGGTTAATGATCGTAATAATCGGTGGAGTCGCAAGATATCTGCATAGGTATGCTGGAGATAGTAAATATTGGCTTAGTCTAACTCATGGCATGAAGAAATCCAAAATCCCTTTGCTTTTCCTCTTACAG ACTGTTCTGGTTGTCTTTTCATCAATTATGGTGCATTTGTCAACTTCTCGTAGAACAGAAAAACAGGAACTGCTTGCACTGCACCAATTGATAAATTGGTCCATTGCTG GTGTATCGATGGTTCTTCCACTTTTTTCTGGCTCTGGTATCTTGTCTAGGCTTTCTTCCATATTTATCGGTTTTGCCCCTGCATTCCTCCTCCTGTCTATAGG ATATGAAGCCGTATTCTATGGTGCTCTTGCTCTTGCCCTTATGGCATGGTTGCTTTTTGAAAATGCTTATTTACATTTAAGCAAGATCAATAAATCTTCAGCTTCTTTCAAGGGCATGGAAGATAACATGGTTTTGACATCTGATGATAGATCCTTGCAGTTGTCTGATATGAGAATTTCATTGGCATTT ATGGTCTTTTTCAATATTGCATTCTTTGGAACTGGCAACTTTGCAAGCATTGCGAGTTTTGAAATATCATCTGTTTACCGATTCATCACAATCTTCAGC CCCTTTCTTATGGCAGCACTTCTTATTTTCAAGTTATTGATACCGTTTGTGCTTGTCAT ATGCACGTTCACTGCAATTACCAAACTGATAAGAGTTCCATTGTTGGGATGCTATTTTCTTGTCATAATCTGCTCAGATGTCATGACAATTCACTTCTTCTTCCTG GTCCAAAACACTGGAAGCTGGATGGAAATAGGCAACAGCATTAGCCATTTTGGCATCGTGAGTGCCcaagttgtttttgttttgttgcttTTCGCTCTAACGAGTATATACACCAAAGACATCCAACCGGCATCATCTATGCAGCTTTCTCGGAAAGAGATGTAA
- the LOC140860082 gene encoding U-box domain-containing protein 40 has product MGSGKQRWKISFYKSPSTLHLQKKLAEAQIQPPFSVPVEFLCPISNSLMADPVIVSSGHTFERNCVHACVSLSFAPTLAGAADFSIIIPNLALKSAILSWCHLHRIDPPKPIDFYSAQKLLRTLMNSEYGGNGNQSIRSIRVADELSRTPSVVSAASSDGRPSTPLPFATRPSCYSSSSSCENEILTNPSFLEEEELMLKLKSSRLSDLEEGLASLRKLTRTREDTRLHLCTPRLLSAIKSLIPSKHVALQVNAVAALVNLSLEKRNKLKIVRSGIVPPLIDVLRGGISESQEHAAGALFSLSLDDQNKTAIGVLGALPPLLHALRSASERTRHDSALALYHLSLVQSNRVKMIKLGSVQILLGMVQSGHMTGRVMLVLCNLAASVEGRASMLDGGAVDCLVSLLSRDEFDSVATRDSCLAVFYGLSNGGLRFKGLAKEAGAEKVLEKLDGRGSDWANGKVRRILETMRKREEEDEEIDWEELLNSEEDASRTRSQIKDSN; this is encoded by the coding sequence ATGGGAAGTGGGAAGCAAAGATGGAAGATTTCGTTTTACAAGTCACCATCAACCTTACATCTTCAGAAAAAGCTGGCTGAAGCTCAAATTCAACCACCCTTTTCAGTTCCTGTAGAATTTTTGTGCCCCATCTCAAACTCGTTAATGGCGGACCCTGTAATAGTGTCATCCGGCCACACTTTCGAGCGCAACTGCGTACACGCCTGCGTTTCCCTTTCTTTCGCCCCCACTCTCGCCGGCGCGGCCGACTTCTCCATAATCATTCCCAACCTCGCTCTCAAATCCGCCATTCTTAGTTGGTGCCACCTCCACCGCATCGACCCGCCGAAACCCATCGACTTTTATTCAGCTCAGAAGCTCCTACGCACGTTGATGAACTCAGAGTATGGTGGAAATGGAAACCAGAGCATTCGGTCGATTCGCGTGGCGGATGAGTTGAGCCGGACCCCGAGCGTGGTGTCGGCGGCGAGTTCCGACGGGAGGCCGAGCACTCCTCTTCCTTTTGCCACCCGTCCCTCTTGTTATTCCTCGTCTTCTTCGTGCGAGAATGAAATCTTGACGAATCCCAGTTTCTTGGAAGAGGAGGAACTCATGCTGAAGCTGAAAAGCTCTCGACTTTCCGATCTAGAAGAGGGTTTAGCTTCCCTCCGGAAACTGACTCGGACGCGGGAAGATACCCGCCTCCATCTCTGCACTCCGAGATTGCTGTCTGCCATAAAATCATTAATCCCCTCGAAACACGTAGCTCTGCAAGTGAACGCTGTCGCGGCGCTGGTGAACCTGTCGTTGGAGAAACGAAACAAATTAAAGATCGTACGTTCGGGAATCGTCCCGCCATTGATCGACGTTCTGCGAGGCGGAATTTCTGAATCGCAAGAGCATGCAGCTGGTGCGCTCTTTAGTTTATCCCTCGATGATCAGAACAAGACCGCCATTGGAGTCTTGGGAGCTCTGCCTCCGCTGCTCCACGCCCTTCGTTCTGCCTCGGAGCGGACTCGGCATGACTCGGCCTTGGCTCTGTATCACCTTTCTTTGGTACAAAGCAATCGGGTCAAAATGATCAAACTCGGGTCGGTTCAGATACTGTTAGGGATGGTGCAATCGGGTCATATGACGGGTCGGGTCATGTTGGTTTTATGTAACTTAGCTGCCAGCGTGGAAGGGAGGGCTTCAATGCTGGATGGGGGTGCAGTGGATTGCTTGGTTAGTCTGCTGAGTCGTGATGAATTTGACTCGGTGGCGACTCGGGATAGCTGTTTGGCTGTGTTTTATGGGCTGAGTAACGGTGGATTGAGGTTCAAGGGGTTAGCAAAGGAGGCTGGGGCGGAGAAGGTGCTAGAGAAGTTGGACGGAAGGGGTAGCGATTGGGCTAACGGTAAAGTGAGGAGGATATTGGAGACGATGAGGAAGAGAGAGGAGGAGGACGAGGAGATCGACTGGGAAGAGTTGCTTAACTCGGAGGAGGATGCGAGTCGGACACGGAGTCAAATCAAGGACTCGAATTAA
- the LOC140865465 gene encoding uncharacterized protein isoform X2 — protein sequence MIHVIITTKDSMLDPKDLRLKLTCKRISRRMELEIEKRKMAGRREKVPRAVRALESPERSLLTKIPSSSGAAEPPAMDSISSSYTSRATNGARSNSPERFAKYSGGFPIPRYAVDQLPYVSSNRHMDASRTAQFSIGDPLECSAEGSFLTNIPLSRGAAEPPQMDPVGSYTSRATSGERPQSSDRVATYLNMFSTPRTAVDQLPHVPYASRTAQFLIRDSLECSAEGSFLTNSPLSRGAAEPPQMDPVSGYTSWATSGERPQSSDRVATYYNGVSTPRTAADQLPHVPYASRTAQFLIRDPLECSAERSFLTNSPLSRGAAEPPLMDPVSIHTSWATNGEGPQSSSRVAKYFNGFPTPRTAVDQLSRVPSIRHMEASRTGQFLISEPLESPKFPSPTMSVAHADFGKLVMELPPVTGGMFEAPPFTDILPPTVSCFLHSLGLGKYAINFQAEEIDMVALKQMGELDLRELGIPMGPRKKILSALHSRTMPPLNQTFPSHDRPMM from the exons ATGATTCATGTTATTATAACAACGAAAG ATTCTATGTTAGACCCAAAGGACCTTAGATTGAAATTGACATGCAAGAGAATTTCTAGGCGTATGGAACTTGAAATTGAGAAGAGGAAAATGGCAGGGCGTCGTGAGAAGGTGCCCAGAGCTGTTCGGGCTCTGGAATCACCCGAGAGGAGCCTCTTGACAAAAATTCCATCATCAAGTGGAGCTGCCGAACCGCCTGCGATGGATTCAATAAGCAGTTCTTATACTTCTCGGGCAACAAATGGAGCTAGATCCAACTCCCCTGAAAGATTTGCAAAATATTCTGGTGGGTTTCCAATTCCTAGGTATGCAGTTGATCAGCTTCCTTATGTGTCATCAAATAGGCATATGGATGCCTCAAGAACTGCTCAGTTCTCGATTGGGGATCCCTTGGAATGTTCAGCCGAAGGGAGCTTCTTGACAAATATTCCATTATCAAGGGGAGCTGCTGAACCACCTCAGATGGATCCAGTCGGCAGTTATACTTCTCGGGCTACAAGTGGAGAGAGACCCCAATCCTCTGATAGAGTGGCCAcatatttgaacatgttttccaCTCCAAGAACTGCAGTTGATCAGCTTCCACATGTGCCATATGCCTCAAGAACTGCTCAGTTCTTGATTAGAGATTCACTGGAATGTTCAGCCGAAGGGAGCTTCTTGACAAATAGTCCATTATCAAGGGGAGCTGCTGAACCACCTCAGATGGATCCAGTCAGCGGTTATACTTCTTGGGCTACAAGTGGTGAGAGACCCCAATCCTCTGATAGAGTGGCAACATATTATAATGGGGTTTCCACTCCAAGAACTGCAGCTGATCAGCTTCCACATGTGCCGTATGCCTCAAGAACTGCTCAGTTCTTGATTAGAGATCCACTGGAATGTTCAGCCGAAAGGAGCTTTTTGACAAATAGTCCATTATCAAGGGGAGCTGCTGAACCACCTCTGATGGATCCAGTCAGCATTCATACTTCTTGGGCTACAAATGGAGAGGGACCCCAATCCTCCAGCAGAGTGGCAAAATATTTTAATGGGTTTCCCACTCCAAGGACTGCAGTTGATCAGCTTTCACGTGTGCCATCGATCAGGCATATGGAGGCCTCGAGAACTGGTCAGTTCTTGATTAGCGAACCATTGGAATCGCCCAAGTTTCCATCACCTACAATGTCAGTGGCCCACGCGGATTTTGGCAAGCTGGTTATGGAACTTCCTCCAGTAACGGGTGGCATGTTCGAGGCTCCCCCTTTCACG GACATTCTACCTCCCACCGTGAGTTGCTTTTTGCATTCACTTGGTTTGGGAAAATATGCTATCAATTTTCAAGCCGAAGAG ATTGACATGGTTGCACTGAAGCAAATGGGAGAACTAGACCTGAGGGAATTGGGGATACCAATG GGACCAAGAAAGAAGATACTGTCTGCTTTGCATTCCCGAACAATGCCCCCTCTGAATCAAACTTTTCCTTCCCATGATCGTCCAATGATGTAA
- the LOC140865465 gene encoding uncharacterized protein isoform X1, whose translation MANPQFSFTQDRSGQEVVQETTGLSDGGIHSTWVRLGSKRSLAESFGTNTDDSCYYNNERTRGDMSGRSDICNVNLDDSMLDPKDLRLKLTCKRISRRMELEIEKRKMAGRREKVPRAVRALESPERSLLTKIPSSSGAAEPPAMDSISSSYTSRATNGARSNSPERFAKYSGGFPIPRYAVDQLPYVSSNRHMDASRTAQFSIGDPLECSAEGSFLTNIPLSRGAAEPPQMDPVGSYTSRATSGERPQSSDRVATYLNMFSTPRTAVDQLPHVPYASRTAQFLIRDSLECSAEGSFLTNSPLSRGAAEPPQMDPVSGYTSWATSGERPQSSDRVATYYNGVSTPRTAADQLPHVPYASRTAQFLIRDPLECSAERSFLTNSPLSRGAAEPPLMDPVSIHTSWATNGEGPQSSSRVAKYFNGFPTPRTAVDQLSRVPSIRHMEASRTGQFLISEPLESPKFPSPTMSVAHADFGKLVMELPPVTGGMFEAPPFTDILPPTVSCFLHSLGLGKYAINFQAEEIDMVALKQMGELDLRELGIPMGPRKKILSALHSRTMPPLNQTFPSHDRPMM comes from the exons ATGGCGAATCCCCAATTCTCGTTCACGCAAGACCGTTCTGGGCAA GAAGTGGTGCAGGAGACAACAGGGCTCTCTGATGGCGGCATTCATAGTACATGGGTGCGATTAGGGAGCAAAAGGTCTTTGGCAGAGTCTTTTGGGACCAATACCGATGATTCATGTTATTATAACAACGAAAG GACTAGAGGTGACATGAGTGGAAGGAGTGATATATGCAACGTTAATCTTGATG ATTCTATGTTAGACCCAAAGGACCTTAGATTGAAATTGACATGCAAGAGAATTTCTAGGCGTATGGAACTTGAAATTGAGAAGAGGAAAATGGCAGGGCGTCGTGAGAAGGTGCCCAGAGCTGTTCGGGCTCTGGAATCACCCGAGAGGAGCCTCTTGACAAAAATTCCATCATCAAGTGGAGCTGCCGAACCGCCTGCGATGGATTCAATAAGCAGTTCTTATACTTCTCGGGCAACAAATGGAGCTAGATCCAACTCCCCTGAAAGATTTGCAAAATATTCTGGTGGGTTTCCAATTCCTAGGTATGCAGTTGATCAGCTTCCTTATGTGTCATCAAATAGGCATATGGATGCCTCAAGAACTGCTCAGTTCTCGATTGGGGATCCCTTGGAATGTTCAGCCGAAGGGAGCTTCTTGACAAATATTCCATTATCAAGGGGAGCTGCTGAACCACCTCAGATGGATCCAGTCGGCAGTTATACTTCTCGGGCTACAAGTGGAGAGAGACCCCAATCCTCTGATAGAGTGGCCAcatatttgaacatgttttccaCTCCAAGAACTGCAGTTGATCAGCTTCCACATGTGCCATATGCCTCAAGAACTGCTCAGTTCTTGATTAGAGATTCACTGGAATGTTCAGCCGAAGGGAGCTTCTTGACAAATAGTCCATTATCAAGGGGAGCTGCTGAACCACCTCAGATGGATCCAGTCAGCGGTTATACTTCTTGGGCTACAAGTGGTGAGAGACCCCAATCCTCTGATAGAGTGGCAACATATTATAATGGGGTTTCCACTCCAAGAACTGCAGCTGATCAGCTTCCACATGTGCCGTATGCCTCAAGAACTGCTCAGTTCTTGATTAGAGATCCACTGGAATGTTCAGCCGAAAGGAGCTTTTTGACAAATAGTCCATTATCAAGGGGAGCTGCTGAACCACCTCTGATGGATCCAGTCAGCATTCATACTTCTTGGGCTACAAATGGAGAGGGACCCCAATCCTCCAGCAGAGTGGCAAAATATTTTAATGGGTTTCCCACTCCAAGGACTGCAGTTGATCAGCTTTCACGTGTGCCATCGATCAGGCATATGGAGGCCTCGAGAACTGGTCAGTTCTTGATTAGCGAACCATTGGAATCGCCCAAGTTTCCATCACCTACAATGTCAGTGGCCCACGCGGATTTTGGCAAGCTGGTTATGGAACTTCCTCCAGTAACGGGTGGCATGTTCGAGGCTCCCCCTTTCACG GACATTCTACCTCCCACCGTGAGTTGCTTTTTGCATTCACTTGGTTTGGGAAAATATGCTATCAATTTTCAAGCCGAAGAG ATTGACATGGTTGCACTGAAGCAAATGGGAGAACTAGACCTGAGGGAATTGGGGATACCAATG GGACCAAGAAAGAAGATACTGTCTGCTTTGCATTCCCGAACAATGCCCCCTCTGAATCAAACTTTTCCTTCCCATGATCGTCCAATGATGTAA